In Symmachiella dynata, the following are encoded in one genomic region:
- a CDS encoding ABC transporter ATP-binding protein, with the protein MADAPTLVDIQGLKTYFHTDGGIVKAVDDLSIKIKEGHTLGLVGESGSGKSVTSLTIMRLLPEVSANIEAGSISFLGRDLVRLPDAEMRSIRGKDISMIFQEPTTSLNPVFKVGKQVMEAIILHQKVSKSEARKRTIELFEEVGIRDASRRVDSYPHEMSGGQKQRVMIAMALSCNPKLLIADEPTTALDVTIQAQILDLIRELRDERGMSILFITHDLGVIAEIADDVAVMFNGKLVEYNTILEIFTNAQHPYTKGLLACRPQLESTFRRLPTVVDFMETKQVGDQTEVIERVVDEERMKALVSKGRGRLLHPKAELKSMGHPWEEGQHEADTTTVPDGQSPVLAVEDLKVYFPIKKGVLSRTVDHVRAVDGISFNVYKGQTLGLVGESGCGKTTTGRAILRLVQPTSGKVTFEGIDATTASGSELRAMRRRIQIIFQDPYGSLNPRMTIDAALTEPMMVHKLGGSRKDRRERAASLLEEVGLKGDFLGRYPHEFSGGQRQRICIARALAVEPEFIICDESVSALDVSVQAQVLNLLKDLQEEHGLTYVFISHDLSVVKFMSDMMAVMNMGKIVEFGPSESIYANPVEEYTQRLIEAIPKDTIKNIERRQSDRIAALKKRQAG; encoded by the coding sequence ATGGCTGATGCTCCTACGCTTGTTGATATTCAAGGCCTCAAGACCTATTTCCACACCGATGGCGGAATCGTCAAAGCAGTCGATGACCTTTCGATCAAGATCAAGGAAGGGCACACGCTGGGACTGGTGGGGGAATCAGGGTCCGGCAAATCGGTCACCTCACTGACCATCATGCGGCTGTTGCCCGAGGTTTCGGCCAATATCGAAGCGGGGTCGATTTCGTTTCTCGGCCGCGACCTGGTCCGGCTGCCTGATGCGGAGATGCGATCGATTCGGGGTAAAGATATCAGCATGATCTTTCAGGAGCCGACCACCTCGCTGAACCCCGTGTTCAAGGTGGGCAAACAGGTGATGGAAGCGATCATCCTGCACCAAAAAGTCTCCAAGTCCGAAGCCCGCAAACGAACAATTGAGTTGTTCGAAGAGGTCGGTATTCGCGATGCGTCGCGGCGGGTCGATAGTTATCCGCACGAAATGTCGGGCGGACAAAAACAGCGGGTGATGATCGCTATGGCGCTCAGTTGCAACCCGAAATTGCTCATCGCCGACGAACCGACAACGGCCCTGGACGTAACGATTCAGGCGCAGATTCTGGATTTGATTCGCGAATTGCGCGACGAACGGGGCATGTCCATTTTGTTCATCACGCACGACCTGGGGGTGATCGCCGAAATCGCCGACGATGTCGCTGTGATGTTCAACGGCAAATTGGTCGAATACAACACCATCCTCGAAATCTTCACCAATGCCCAGCACCCCTACACCAAAGGCTTGCTCGCTTGCCGGCCGCAATTGGAATCGACCTTCCGGCGGCTGCCGACGGTGGTCGACTTTATGGAGACCAAACAGGTCGGCGACCAGACCGAAGTCATCGAGCGGGTCGTTGACGAAGAGCGAATGAAAGCCTTGGTCTCCAAGGGCCGCGGACGCTTGTTGCATCCCAAGGCGGAACTCAAATCGATGGGGCATCCATGGGAGGAAGGGCAACACGAAGCCGATACAACAACTGTCCCGGACGGTCAGTCGCCGGTCCTCGCCGTTGAGGACTTAAAAGTCTATTTCCCGATCAAAAAAGGAGTCCTGTCCCGGACGGTCGATCACGTCCGCGCCGTCGACGGGATTAGCTTCAACGTCTACAAAGGGCAAACTCTGGGCTTAGTGGGGGAATCGGGTTGCGGGAAAACCACAACCGGCCGGGCAATCCTGCGGTTGGTGCAACCCACGTCGGGGAAAGTGACCTTCGAGGGAATCGATGCCACCACGGCCAGCGGTTCGGAACTCCGTGCCATGCGACGGCGGATTCAGATTATTTTCCAAGATCCGTATGGCTCGCTGAATCCCCGCATGACCATCGATGCGGCCCTCACCGAACCAATGATGGTGCACAAACTCGGCGGGTCCCGCAAAGATCGCCGCGAGCGAGCGGCCTCGCTGTTGGAAGAAGTCGGCCTAAAAGGGGATTTCCTGGGACGGTATCCGCACGAATTTTCCGGCGGCCAACGCCAACGGATTTGCATCGCCCGTGCCTTAGCGGTCGAGCCGGAGTTCATCATCTGCGACGAATCGGTCTCTGCCTTAGATGTCTCGGTCCAAGCCCAAGTGCTGAACTTGCTCAAGGACCTGCAGGAAGAACATGGCCTGACGTACGTCTTCATCAGCCACGATTTGAGCGTCGTCAAATTCATGTCGGATATGATGGCCGTCATGAATATGGGAAAAATCGTCGAGTTCGGACCCTCGGAAAGCATCTACGCCAACCCGGTCGAGGAATACACCCAACGCTTGATCGAGGCGATCCCCAAGGACACGATCAAGAATATCGAACGCCGTCAGAGCGATCGCATTGCGGCGCTGAAAAAACGCCAAGCGGGGTGA
- the gatB gene encoding Asp-tRNA(Asn)/Glu-tRNA(Gln) amidotransferase subunit GatB, whose amino-acid sequence MDYTVIIGLEVHVQLLTESKIFCGCANKFNPDHPNTQTCPVCLGLPGALPVMNQEAFRLAVKTGMALNCDIPKFTKWDRKQYYYPDLPKNYQISQYDLPFSQDGWVEIAVDPEQDEPRKIRLIRAHLEEDAGKNMHDESGGGADSLVDLNRTGTPLLEIVSEPDLRSAAEAKAFLQELKLLLGYLEVSDCNMQEGSLRCDANVNLHVHQDGKNIPTPIVEVKNLNSFRGVEMAIDYEIKRQVKEWESSGKTMGEVAKETRGWDAERGMTFSQRGKEEASDYRYLPDPDLVPVIVSEEFLEQIRNDTCEFPADRRTRIREAYSLSQYDAAVIVDQGRAFADYYEDVAGHCGDGKQAANWMTQDVQRELNERNIGIQDFPLHSSVLGDVLNRIVKKEITTKSGRDLFAELLNIDSDEIITAEQIHQIIVDKGLAVVSDTGQLEGVIAAVIAKNAKAAEDLRGGKQAAAGPLIGQVMREIKGADPAIVRQMILDAVQE is encoded by the coding sequence ATGGATTACACTGTTATTATCGGCCTGGAAGTGCACGTGCAATTGCTCACCGAGAGCAAGATCTTTTGTGGCTGCGCGAATAAATTCAACCCTGACCATCCCAACACGCAAACCTGCCCGGTCTGTCTCGGACTGCCCGGGGCGTTGCCGGTGATGAACCAGGAGGCGTTTCGGCTGGCTGTAAAAACCGGCATGGCGCTCAATTGCGACATCCCAAAGTTCACCAAATGGGACCGCAAACAATATTACTATCCCGATCTGCCCAAGAACTATCAGATCAGCCAATACGACTTGCCGTTCAGCCAGGATGGTTGGGTCGAGATCGCTGTCGATCCCGAGCAGGACGAACCGCGCAAGATTCGTCTGATCCGCGCGCATCTCGAAGAAGATGCCGGCAAGAACATGCATGACGAATCGGGCGGCGGTGCGGATAGCCTCGTCGACCTGAATCGTACCGGCACGCCCCTATTGGAAATTGTTTCCGAACCGGATCTACGCTCAGCCGCCGAAGCCAAGGCGTTTTTGCAAGAACTCAAACTACTGTTGGGGTACCTGGAAGTCTCCGACTGCAACATGCAGGAGGGGAGTCTGCGGTGCGACGCCAACGTCAACCTGCATGTGCACCAAGACGGGAAGAATATCCCCACGCCGATTGTTGAAGTAAAAAACCTCAACAGTTTTCGCGGCGTGGAAATGGCGATCGACTATGAGATCAAGCGGCAAGTCAAAGAATGGGAATCGAGCGGCAAAACCATGGGGGAGGTCGCCAAGGAGACCCGTGGTTGGGATGCGGAGCGAGGCATGACCTTCTCGCAACGGGGCAAGGAAGAGGCGTCGGATTACCGCTATCTCCCCGACCCCGACTTGGTGCCGGTGATCGTCAGCGAAGAATTCTTAGAACAGATTCGCAACGACACCTGTGAATTTCCCGCCGACCGTCGGACGCGAATTCGCGAAGCGTATAGCTTGTCGCAATATGATGCGGCGGTGATCGTCGACCAGGGCCGCGCATTCGCCGATTACTATGAAGACGTTGCCGGGCATTGCGGCGACGGCAAGCAAGCGGCCAACTGGATGACTCAAGACGTGCAGCGTGAGCTGAACGAACGCAACATCGGTATCCAGGACTTTCCGCTACATTCCTCAGTACTGGGCGACGTGTTGAACCGGATCGTGAAGAAAGAAATCACGACCAAGAGCGGCCGCGACCTGTTTGCGGAGTTGCTCAATATCGACAGCGACGAAATCATCACTGCCGAGCAGATTCATCAAATCATCGTCGACAAAGGACTGGCGGTCGTTTCCGACACCGGCCAATTGGAAGGCGTGATTGCCGCCGTGATTGCCAAAAACGCCAAAGCGGCCGAAGACCTTCGCGGTGGAAAACAAGCCGCCGCTGGGCCGTTGATCGGTCAAGTGATGCGCGAAATCAAAGGCGCCGACCCAGCGATAGTACGGCAGATGATTCTCGATGCGGTACAGGAGTAA
- a CDS encoding DUF4261 domain-containing protein yields MSMSISIAMVAFDKGAKISRSAVYKHLQATWPKLPAATASEKTDSLFSFQFGETSIIYGLMPAPIPWSDLEGPCKSSWLWPEASEKMRGHSSHVIVTVASDRPPIERQTLLTQATASLVATTTATAGVYWCGSTLVMAPDMFCDFAIKVMPESPPLFLWIDFRTGSSKNGEVRGFTNGMRSLGHMELEALDASETPGGLKERFFGLAGYLLENGPVIKDGDTMGEDEDERIQVVYSDSTFGQEEQVMRLVYEPTKQKKSWWRGRN; encoded by the coding sequence ATGTCGATGTCGATCTCGATTGCGATGGTTGCATTTGATAAAGGTGCCAAAATATCGCGATCGGCGGTCTATAAACATTTGCAGGCGACTTGGCCGAAGCTGCCGGCAGCGACTGCCAGCGAGAAGACCGATAGCCTGTTTAGTTTTCAGTTTGGTGAAACATCGATCATTTATGGGCTCATGCCTGCGCCCATTCCGTGGTCCGATCTGGAGGGGCCTTGCAAATCGAGTTGGTTGTGGCCCGAAGCTTCGGAAAAAATGCGCGGCCATTCCAGCCACGTAATCGTAACCGTCGCGTCGGACCGCCCCCCCATTGAGCGGCAAACGCTTTTAACGCAGGCGACGGCATCATTGGTGGCGACGACTACAGCCACTGCGGGAGTCTATTGGTGTGGTTCCACATTGGTGATGGCGCCGGATATGTTTTGCGATTTCGCCATCAAAGTCATGCCGGAAAGTCCGCCGCTCTTTCTCTGGATCGATTTCCGTACGGGAAGTAGCAAAAACGGCGAGGTGCGGGGCTTCACGAATGGAATGCGGTCGTTGGGGCACATGGAATTAGAAGCACTGGACGCATCCGAAACCCCCGGTGGATTGAAAGAACGCTTCTTCGGCTTAGCTGGCTACCTGCTCGAAAACGGCCCGGTCATCAAAGATGGCGACACGATGGGCGAAGATGAGGACGAACGGATTCAGGTTGTCTACAGCGACTCCACCTTCGGCCAAGAGGAACAAGTGATGCGACTGGTGTACGAGCCCACGAAGCAAAAGAAATCCTGGTGGCGCGGTCGGAATTAA
- a CDS encoding class I SAM-dependent methyltransferase, whose amino-acid sequence MSEHDRKKWDAKYADVDEVGAAGENDWLTQQVQNIQPGRALDLACGLGANAILLAQWGWTVTAIDISPVGLQIAARSAAAAGVQVDWQAADLETWEPPAATFDLVTVFRYLDREQLPQQIQVALKPGGTLLYETFVEGPNNTVGGHVRNPAFILQSDELPTLFPKLEVIEYSEIQVGDHYVARLRSQKPAP is encoded by the coding sequence ATGTCCGAACACGATCGCAAAAAATGGGATGCCAAATACGCTGACGTCGACGAAGTCGGTGCGGCTGGGGAAAATGATTGGCTCACCCAACAGGTGCAAAACATCCAACCGGGCCGGGCATTGGATTTGGCCTGCGGGCTGGGGGCAAACGCCATTCTGCTGGCGCAGTGGGGATGGACGGTCACCGCCATCGACATCTCGCCGGTGGGATTACAAATCGCCGCTCGCAGCGCTGCTGCAGCTGGTGTGCAGGTCGATTGGCAGGCGGCCGATTTGGAGACATGGGAACCTCCGGCGGCAACGTTCGATCTGGTGACGGTTTTTCGCTATCTCGATCGTGAGCAGCTGCCGCAACAGATTCAAGTGGCGCTCAAACCGGGCGGAACGCTGTTGTATGAGACGTTCGTCGAAGGTCCCAATAACACGGTCGGCGGCCATGTTCGCAACCCAGCCTTTATTCTGCAAAGCGATGAACTGCCGACCTTGTTTCCTAAATTGGAAGTCATCGAGTATTCTGAAATCCAAGTCGGCGACCACTACGTCGCTCGATTGCGATCACAAAAACCCGCTCCCTAA
- a CDS encoding MogA/MoaB family molybdenum cofactor biosynthesis protein, with protein MSENPENQNQPLEGHAAHAREAAKTGVLGFAVVTLSDTRTAENDKSGQYLHTAIAAAGHRVVQYAVVKDEPADVAAQLQSALDDPEVAIIVTNGGTGIATRDTAYESVVGMLEKQLDGFGELFRMLSYEEIGAAAMLSRAVAGIAAGRVIFSLPGSTKAVQLGMEKLILPQAGHLYYELHKDGGTG; from the coding sequence ATGTCAGAAAATCCGGAAAATCAAAACCAACCCCTCGAAGGGCATGCGGCGCATGCGCGGGAGGCAGCCAAGACCGGGGTGTTGGGCTTCGCCGTGGTGACGTTGTCCGATACCCGCACGGCGGAGAATGATAAGTCGGGGCAATACCTGCACACTGCGATCGCAGCTGCCGGGCATCGCGTCGTGCAGTATGCCGTGGTCAAAGACGAACCGGCCGATGTCGCCGCGCAATTGCAATCCGCTCTTGATGATCCCGAGGTGGCGATCATTGTGACCAATGGCGGAACGGGTATCGCCACGCGCGATACGGCCTATGAATCGGTCGTGGGCATGCTGGAAAAACAGCTCGATGGTTTTGGCGAGTTGTTTCGCATGTTGTCCTATGAAGAAATCGGCGCCGCCGCCATGCTCAGCCGCGCCGTCGCCGGCATCGCCGCCGGCCGCGTGATTTTTTCACTCCCCGGCTCGACCAAAGCCGTTCAATTGGGAATGGAAAAACTGATCCTACCGCAGGCCGGGCATTTGTATTACGAGTTGCACAAGGATGGCGGAACGGGGTGA
- a CDS encoding lysylphosphatidylglycerol synthase transmembrane domain-containing protein, with the protein MDAPNAVPETSPSPLRRLWGVVKWVLFALLLVVVSHRGWGLWNDVQTKDVQLHFGWLAAAVVLYIAAWTPAWWYWRWLLSAGGDDISALQVARAYFCGHLGKYIPGKAGVILIRAAMIAGAGGTFVRGGLTAGYESLTTIGTGAAVAAMLSPWIFPGLPQRPGWEWLSSVPGYPYTVPAVVIVACLAALPLIAKLFTRLSRKAGGSSGTADSDSSLLESSLVAQGVSTRLLLVGSLMVIIGWSVHGLALGCIIRGSGVTDVSLLDWPLWTATIAAAISVGFVAIFAPAGIGVRELIVVESLRNYVSPQQAIAVAVLLRLVSLIGELIAAGGLWPFGAKIQLDVKNSEGATP; encoded by the coding sequence ATGGATGCTCCCAATGCTGTTCCCGAAACCTCACCCTCGCCGCTGCGCCGGTTGTGGGGCGTCGTCAAATGGGTCTTGTTTGCTCTGCTGTTGGTTGTGGTCAGTCATCGCGGGTGGGGATTGTGGAACGATGTGCAAACCAAGGATGTGCAATTGCACTTTGGTTGGCTCGCCGCGGCGGTTGTGTTGTATATCGCTGCTTGGACTCCCGCTTGGTGGTATTGGCGATGGCTGTTGTCGGCCGGGGGTGATGATATCTCTGCGCTCCAAGTCGCCCGCGCCTACTTTTGCGGGCATTTGGGGAAATATATCCCCGGTAAAGCAGGCGTGATTTTGATTCGGGCGGCAATGATCGCCGGGGCGGGGGGCACGTTTGTCCGTGGCGGACTGACTGCCGGATATGAATCATTGACAACCATCGGCACCGGCGCGGCCGTGGCGGCAATGCTTTCGCCATGGATCTTTCCCGGTCTCCCGCAACGTCCCGGTTGGGAATGGCTGTCGTCGGTTCCCGGTTATCCGTACACTGTTCCGGCAGTGGTGATCGTCGCCTGTTTGGCGGCATTGCCGCTGATCGCCAAACTGTTTACACGGTTGTCCCGCAAGGCGGGTGGCAGTTCCGGCACGGCGGATTCAGACTCTTCGTTGCTAGAGAGTTCCCTCGTGGCGCAAGGGGTTTCCACGCGACTGCTGTTGGTGGGATCGCTGATGGTCATCATCGGTTGGTCTGTGCATGGTTTGGCGCTGGGCTGTATCATTCGCGGCAGTGGCGTCACAGACGTAAGTCTCCTCGACTGGCCGTTATGGACCGCCACCATTGCTGCGGCCATCTCGGTTGGATTTGTGGCAATTTTCGCGCCGGCCGGGATTGGGGTTCGGGAATTGATTGTGGTCGAATCGCTGAGAAATTACGTCAGCCCGCAACAAGCGATTGCGGTCGCGGTACTGTTGCGATTGGTGTCGTTAATCGGAGAATTGATTGCGGCCGGCGGATTGTGGCCGTTTGGTGCGAAGATACAGCTTGATGTAAAGAATAGTGAGGGAGCGACGCCATAA
- a CDS encoding glycosyltransferase family 2 protein, protein MLSIVIPVLNESESLPQLHAEIGTVAAQENLDVELVFVDDGSTDDSWQVIEKLAEQDQRVRAIRFRRNFGKAAALSAGLEMADGEFIMSMDADLQDDPAEIPRFLEKLAEGNDVVNGWKQRRLDPWHKVYPSKVFNYMVSKLTGLSLHDHNCGVKCFRSQVAQEIELYGELHRFVPVLAHAQGFRVAELPVNHRSREFGHSKYGVRRFLRGFLDLLTVKFLTGFGQRPQHMLGATGLLFFGIGGLGIGYLTLVWILTNVFEFGFGPIGGRPLLAYSIAFVLLGGQLMSLGFLAELVVANSPRSTRRYSIRERIAGANQAEEAEGT, encoded by the coding sequence ATGCTATCGATTGTGATCCCCGTCCTGAACGAATCGGAAAGCCTGCCGCAGTTGCACGCGGAGATCGGCACCGTCGCGGCACAAGAGAATCTGGACGTCGAACTGGTCTTTGTCGACGACGGCTCGACAGATGATTCCTGGCAGGTCATCGAGAAACTCGCCGAACAGGACCAACGCGTGCGGGCGATTCGTTTCCGCCGCAACTTCGGCAAAGCAGCAGCCCTCTCGGCCGGATTGGAAATGGCGGACGGGGAATTCATCATGTCGATGGATGCCGACCTGCAGGACGACCCGGCGGAGATTCCGCGCTTTCTGGAGAAACTCGCCGAAGGGAACGACGTCGTCAATGGGTGGAAGCAGCGGCGGTTGGACCCTTGGCATAAGGTGTATCCCAGCAAAGTCTTCAACTACATGGTCAGCAAACTGACCGGGTTGAGTCTGCACGATCACAATTGCGGCGTGAAATGTTTCCGCAGCCAAGTCGCTCAGGAGATCGAACTGTACGGCGAGTTGCATCGCTTTGTGCCGGTGCTAGCGCATGCGCAAGGTTTTCGCGTGGCGGAGTTGCCGGTGAATCATCGTTCGCGAGAATTCGGGCATTCCAAATATGGAGTCCGACGTTTTCTGCGAGGGTTTTTGGATCTACTGACGGTCAAATTCCTGACCGGTTTCGGCCAACGACCGCAGCACATGCTGGGCGCGACCGGGTTGTTGTTCTTTGGGATCGGCGGTTTGGGGATTGGGTACCTGACCTTGGTGTGGATCCTGACCAATGTGTTCGAATTCGGATTCGGCCCGATCGGCGGTCGGCCGTTGTTGGCCTATTCGATCGCGTTTGTGCTGCTGGGCGGCCAGTTGATGTCGTTGGGCTTTTTGGCCGAATTGGTCGTGGCGAACAGCCCCCGCTCGACGCGACGGTATAGTATCCGCGAGCGAATTGCGGGGGCCAATCAGGCCGAGGAGGCTGAGGGAACCTAA
- a CDS encoding division/cell wall cluster transcriptional repressor MraZ has translation MATAQLITGEFRRSLDDRFRLSLPAEMATAVTDESGETILTKEQYGCISLWRAEEWQKRIDDGLGLIQQKIQAGKMEQRWEQVQRFGRLLSTRSRTVKLANRARLVIPEGFREFLDVPAGSDVMLVGASICVEIWNPQAWLDYLRGEMPEFGPLFKDLAD, from the coding sequence TTGGCGACCGCACAACTCATCACCGGCGAATTCCGGCGGTCCTTAGATGACCGTTTCCGGCTCAGTTTGCCGGCCGAGATGGCGACAGCGGTCACCGATGAATCGGGTGAAACGATTCTGACCAAGGAACAATACGGCTGCATTAGCTTGTGGCGGGCGGAAGAGTGGCAAAAACGGATTGATGACGGCCTGGGATTGATACAGCAGAAGATACAAGCGGGCAAGATGGAGCAACGCTGGGAACAAGTCCAACGTTTTGGGCGGTTGCTCTCCACCCGGTCGCGAACCGTCAAATTGGCGAATCGAGCTCGGTTGGTGATTCCAGAAGGCTTTCGCGAGTTTCTGGATGTGCCGGCCGGCAGCGATGTCATGCTTGTCGGAGCATCGATCTGCGTTGAAATCTGGAATCCACAGGCTTGGCTCGACTACTTGCGTGGTGAGATGCCGGAGTTCGGACCGCTGTTTAAAGATTTAGCGGACTGA
- a CDS encoding co-chaperone GroES: MNDFVEPLGMTILIRKDENRQVTKGGIVLPDQAEIPTITGRIVEVSAQIERDDDFPVRKYDKVLFNPKHAIPVDLESDNVLFVVPIEDVVAVFRRAPDRAPTASSTDEDASDRLDGDEFED; the protein is encoded by the coding sequence ATGAATGACTTTGTAGAACCTTTGGGAATGACGATTTTGATCCGCAAGGACGAAAACCGTCAGGTCACCAAAGGAGGAATTGTCCTACCGGATCAGGCGGAGATTCCCACAATCACTGGCCGGATTGTCGAGGTCAGCGCTCAGATTGAGCGCGATGACGACTTCCCGGTGCGCAAATATGATAAAGTGCTGTTCAATCCCAAGCACGCCATTCCGGTCGATCTGGAATCGGATAATGTACTCTTTGTTGTGCCGATTGAAGATGTGGTGGCTGTTTTTCGCCGGGCCCCGGATCGGGCACCGACGGCAAGTTCGACCGATGAAGACGCGAGCGACCGCCTGGACGGCGACGAATTTGAAGACTAA
- a CDS encoding MFS transporter — MPDAAGEPTPTNPPAAAEDRHIDWLPAGSWILYDLANTIYAAAITYVLMPYFSDTYKYYTPIGVTQTLTMIASGFAVPMMASICDRTGQTRLYLTVFTVICIGSMFGWALWTTEFALLAFLAIGGFAYQNSLVFYNALLPSVAPRSRTGLISGLGVGLGYSGTIVTILIALLLTKYFGLGFKATCGVCAALFLLTALPCLLFVKEKRHIDRQPLSWEVVRERGADLWGTIRAMPQHRTVMFFFLGNFFLVDVLNTAILYFAAFTQVIFKAQAEAGDLFLFGMKFDQSSTFAMIMGLALCSLALVFGSFSGWLSDRIHPLQVLRGSGWCLLVGLVGAILTGGKSPALYLLTLGGAGAFGLAGIWTSGRKVLLLVAPQEDIAQYFGLYGITLKLSVIGSTTFALVSDTIFRSEKAKLGFEVAQTQAQKIAVDLAHSHSQKVAIACQLIQLLLGLGLLYVINWRDIPDRDLDDVIAAEIPTA, encoded by the coding sequence GTGCCCGACGCCGCTGGAGAACCGACGCCTACGAATCCGCCTGCTGCTGCGGAGGATCGCCACATTGACTGGTTGCCGGCCGGGAGTTGGATCCTCTACGATCTAGCGAACACGATCTACGCCGCTGCGATCACGTACGTGCTCATGCCGTATTTCAGCGACACGTACAAGTATTATACCCCCATCGGCGTCACGCAAACGCTGACGATGATCGCCTCGGGATTTGCGGTCCCGATGATGGCTTCGATCTGTGATCGCACGGGGCAAACGCGGTTGTATTTGACGGTGTTCACTGTCATATGCATCGGCTCGATGTTTGGTTGGGCCCTCTGGACGACCGAGTTTGCGCTGTTGGCTTTTCTAGCGATCGGCGGCTTCGCTTATCAAAACTCACTCGTGTTTTACAACGCGCTGTTGCCCTCGGTGGCGCCACGTTCGCGCACCGGTTTGATATCGGGTCTGGGGGTTGGCCTGGGCTACTCCGGCACGATCGTGACGATTCTTATCGCGCTGCTACTCACCAAGTATTTCGGCTTGGGATTTAAAGCGACGTGCGGCGTTTGTGCGGCGCTGTTTCTGCTGACCGCTCTTCCCTGTTTGTTGTTCGTCAAAGAAAAACGGCACATTGACCGCCAGCCGCTTTCGTGGGAGGTTGTGCGTGAACGGGGCGCCGATTTGTGGGGCACGATTCGTGCGATGCCTCAGCACCGCACGGTGATGTTTTTCTTTCTGGGGAATTTCTTTTTGGTCGACGTGCTCAACACGGCCATCCTGTATTTCGCCGCATTCACGCAAGTCATTTTTAAGGCCCAAGCTGAGGCCGGAGATTTGTTTCTCTTCGGCATGAAGTTTGATCAATCCAGCACGTTTGCCATGATCATGGGATTGGCGCTCTGTTCGTTGGCACTGGTGTTTGGCAGTTTCAGCGGGTGGTTGTCGGACCGAATTCACCCGTTGCAAGTCTTGCGCGGCTCAGGCTGGTGCCTGTTGGTCGGCTTGGTCGGTGCGATTCTCACCGGGGGCAAATCACCGGCGTTGTATCTACTGACTTTGGGCGGCGCGGGAGCATTTGGCTTGGCCGGAATTTGGACCTCCGGCCGCAAGGTGCTATTGTTGGTCGCACCTCAAGAGGACATCGCGCAGTACTTCGGCCTGTACGGAATCACGCTGAAGCTATCCGTGATCGGCAGCACGACGTTTGCGTTGGTCTCTGACACGATCTTCAGATCCGAAAAAGCCAAACTCGGTTTCGAGGTCGCTCAAACCCAGGCCCAAAAAATCGCGGTCGATCTCGCACATTCGCACAGCCAGAAGGTCGCCATCGCCTGCCAGCTCATCCAACTGCTGTTAGGGCTGGGCTTGCTGTATGTCATCAACTGGCGCGATATTCCGGATCGAGATTTAGACGACGTCATCGCCGCTGAAATTCCCACGGCGTGA